The Clostridium aceticum genomic interval CTTTTCACCGGGTGACAAGCACCGCCAACATAAGGTTAGAACATAAGGTTAGTGCCTGACACCATGACACTAACTTATGAACTTATGTGACACCAACTCATTGTCATCACTGACAGTGTTCTAGTAAATTTCTTTTTCATTTTCATTAACTTATCAAAGGTATCATTAGTAATTTCCAAAATGCCACCCCTTAGTTTGATTTTATTATTGATTTAACTTTTTTATAGTTTCAATTTCAAAAGGGTAAAGTAGAATTTAACTATATAAGAAAATTATTCCACATAACTCTTTAAAAACAACCCAAATCAAATTTGAGCTTCAATAATTCCATATTCAAATTTTCAGCCACAGCAATTTGCTCTATAGATAGCCCCTCATAATTATGGAGCAAATCATCTTGGATCAAAAGCTCTGCTGCAAACTTATTAGCTTCTATCTCAAACTTATTTTTTACAAATAAAGTATTTGATGTAATGAAGATGATATTTACCTTAGGGTGCAGCAGGGCATGGCCTAATTCGTGGGCACAGACAAGGTGCTGCTCTTCTGAAGGTAGGTCTTCATTGATATGAATGTATTTGCAGCGCTTATTGTATTCATAATAGCCCCTGATCTTTGCAAGTTTCTCAAAGATAACTATTATATTTTTCTCTTTAGCAATTTCAAAAGGGTTATTTGTTTTATGTTTTTCTATAATCTGCTTAACATAAGCACAAATGTCCATAAGATTCCCCCGTCCCCTTTGTACCTTTATTATTATCTAATCTTTCTTTGGATTTCTGTAGTAGATTGTTTTGTTTTTTATTTATTGTCTTGCAATCCTATCTTACTCTTCTGAAAATCATTTCTTCATGCCCAGATACTTCACGCTCTATACGATCTAGCTTTTGGGAGTCTTGCTTATATCCATCAAGTAAAGCAGCTAGCTTTTTACCTTAGTCATTTTCTATCTTGGTTACTGTTTGTTTAATGCTAGATATTTCTTGTTGGAGACCAGCTACTTGATTTTCCAGTACTTCAAATCTATCATCTATCTTTTTAAATCCTTCTTTCATTTCAGAATACATCTTCGTAATAAAGTCAAATAGTTTATCTTCGTTACTCATTTTCATCACCCAGTATATTTTATTGGCTATTTTATAAGCTTCAGC includes:
- a CDS encoding ImmA/IrrE family metallo-endopeptidase, whose translation is MDICAYVKQIIEKHKTNNPFEIAKEKNIIVIFEKLAKIRGYYEYNKRCKYIHINEDLPSEEQHLVCAHELGHALLHPKVNIIFITSNTLFVKNKFEIEANKFAAELLIQDDLLHNYEGLSIEQIAVAENLNMELLKLKFDLGCF